The window CTCGACAGTGAGTATAAGCATCTCAAAATGGTGACGGAACGCGACAGGGAGATCCTGGAGGAGGAGGTTCGCGGATGCATTTTGGAAGAACCCTCTATTTCCGCTTACGCAATCGCCAAGCGTCTCTGCCCTGAGGAGAAAAAATTCAGCAGCTTCAAGATCAAAATCCTGCGCATCTATAAGAAGATCATCCAGGACGTCAATCTCTGCGATGAAGTAGATTCCAATCAACAGGATCCTTTCAATCCCGAAGATTTTGATCGGTTAAATGGAGATGAATAATTCCCTTCGTGTACCAATCCGTAAAAGTTTCCACTAGCATGACCCTGTCAATCCTAAACTCAAGATTCTGATTGGTAACATTGTTGGTAACACTGGTAACACTGGTAACACTGGTAACCCTCCTATATATATGTTTCTTTGTTACCAATCTATATAACTATAAGAATATCAGAGTTTAGACTCTATTTTATTGGTAACACCCTGTTACCTTTCACTCTTGAAATCCTTTATGATGTACAAGCCCCCCTATCTCCAGAAGTATGCCGGCAAGTCTACCCGCTTCACCTGCCCGGGCTGCAAGACTCCCCACAGCTTCACTCGATACCTCGATGGGAAGACCCATCAACCCATCCACCCCACCGTCGGCCGCTGCAACCGCGAAATCAAGTGTGGCTATCACTACACCCCCCGGCAATACTTCACAGATATCAAACGCCAGGAAACCCATGCCCCAACCACAAATCAATTCGACCCCTGGTACCCGGATCTCCATTCTCCCTCAACTCAACATGCCACTTCTGAATCCATGATATCACCTTCAAATTTTCCTCAACACGGTAAACCTTTGGCCAGGGGTTCCAATCACCTTACTCCACAATTCATAAGCCAACCAACCGCTCCTCAACCTTTACACCATTACCCGGATCCCGGTGCACTCTTTCTTGCACCTCAACCCTCCCAACCCAAAACTCCTGATTATATTCCTCGCAAATACCTGAAACGCTCCCTCTCCTACAACTCTAACTTTGTCCGGTTCCTCCGCAAATATTTTTCCGATCTTCAGATTGCCGAGGCAGCCAACAACTACCTGCTGGGTGCCACGACAAATAAGGAAGTGATATTCTGGCAGGTCGATATCCATGGGAAAGTCCGTACCGGTAAGATCATGAAGTACAACCCGCAGTCCGGCCGACGAGTAAAAAATGGATATGGTGGCATCAACTGGGTCCACCACAAGCTGAAGAAATCCAACCCCTCATTCTCCGACTTTAACCTCTCTCAGTGCTACTTTGGCGAACACCTCCTCCGTCTCTATCCCAAGAAACCGGTAGCAATCGTTGAGGCAGAGAAAACCGCGGTGATCGCAAGCATGATCTACCACGATTATAATTGGCTTGCAGCCGGAAACCTCAACGGCCTCAACGTCGAAAAATCAATAGTCCTCCGCAACAAAACCGTCATCCTCTATCCCGATGCCGGCTGCTACGACCGATGGCTCCGGAAAGCAGAACAGATCAACCGCGAGCTCCCCCTCCACCTCACTGTCTCTGCCTTCCTGGAGCATTTCGCAACCCCCAAGCAAACCCACCACGGCTACGACCTTGCCGACTACATCATTTAAAAAATAAACGGTAAATTGTATGGTGCGTAGGGCATCAGAAAGCACTTTCCTGTCAAACCGCTAAGTAGCCGAAGCGCAGGTTTGACAGCTACAATTTGACTAACCGTCGAAGCTGCGCTTCGGCGGAGTTGAAGAAAGCGCAAAAGATTCAAATATAGCATATCCGCCCTATGCACTATACAAAATGTTAGCGTTTCGTACTTTTATTTTTCAGTCATAGTTTACCATTTCTTTGCATTGAATCCAAGGTTCAATTGTAACATAATTGGGAAAAATCCACTGTTACCTTTTGTGTCGAAATAATAAACAGGTCCCATATCAAAAAGTAGGTGCATCTTTCCATAAGCTCTTTGTATTCCCCAAGTTGGTCCAAAGTCGAAACTTATATCGTCAATTCGGTAAATATTTTTTGATTCAATTTCTTTGAAGTTGGTTAAGAGTCTTAATCCCCAATAATTTCCTGAATTATAATTTAAATTTTTCCCTTTTGATTGTCTTTTAGTCCGATTGTAAATCTTTTTGTA of the Petrimonas mucosa genome contains:
- a CDS encoding DUF6371 domain-containing protein, producing the protein MMYKPPYLQKYAGKSTRFTCPGCKTPHSFTRYLDGKTHQPIHPTVGRCNREIKCGYHYTPRQYFTDIKRQETHAPTTNQFDPWYPDLHSPSTQHATSESMISPSNFPQHGKPLARGSNHLTPQFISQPTAPQPLHHYPDPGALFLAPQPSQPKTPDYIPRKYLKRSLSYNSNFVRFLRKYFSDLQIAEAANNYLLGATTNKEVIFWQVDIHGKVRTGKIMKYNPQSGRRVKNGYGGINWVHHKLKKSNPSFSDFNLSQCYFGEHLLRLYPKKPVAIVEAEKTAVIASMIYHDYNWLAAGNLNGLNVEKSIVLRNKTVILYPDAGCYDRWLRKAEQINRELPLHLTVSAFLEHFATPKQTHHGYDLADYII